In Streptomyces sp. NBC_01381, the sequence GCGACCAGGACGCGGTCCGCGAGGCGTGCGGCGAACTCGTCGGCGATGTCCTTGAAGAGCGGCGCGTCGGCGAGCATCGTGCTGGTGAGTCCGTGGATCCAGACGGGGCCCGGATCGCGCTGCGGGTTGACCAGCGTGTACCAGTGGTCCTCCACCTCGCCCTGGGCGTCCACCCGGTAGACGGCAGCCGACACTATGCGGTCGTCGCGGGCCAGCCCTGTGGTCTCCACGTCGACGACCGCGTATCCGGAGGGATACGCGGCCGGCCAGGGGGCTGCGGACGCTGCGGTCGTCTGGTCTTCGAGCATGGTCCCTGAGGATACGGGCCACGACTGACAGTCAGGTCCCCGGTCCGAGCAGTCCGGCCACCAGCGCGTGCACGGATGTCGTGAACAAGGCCTCCGGGTCGACGGGTGCGGCGAGCGCGCGGGCTAGTTCGGGATCGTCCTCGGCGGTCTCCTCCGTCCACAGCTCCTCCTCGCCGGGCCGCTGCACCGGCGCCCGTTCGCGGTTGCGCTCGACCAGGACGTGGCCGACGACATGGACCTGGACGGCGCGCACGGCGGCGGCCGCGCGTGCGCCGCGCAGTCCCGCCGCGTGCACCTCGTGCACCAGGACCCGCTGCGCGGGCAGGAACATCCGCTCGGTGAGGCCCCGTTCGTGGACCATCGCGACGAGGTGCGGATGGTCGCGCAGCTCGCGGCGCAGGGCGCGCGCCACGGAGACGATGCGCCGGTCCGGGGTCTTTCCGGAGGGGCGGATCTCGCGCAGGTCGGCGACGGTGCGCTCGACCAGCGCGTCCAGGAGCGACTCCCGGTTGCCCACGTGCCAGTAGATCGAGGTGACGGCGGTGCCGAGCTCGGCGGCGAGCTTGCGCATCGTCAGGCCCTGCGGGCCGTGCTGTTTCACGAGCGTGGCCGCCGTGGCGAGCACCTGCTCCCGGTTGAGATGCGTGCGCGTTCCTTCGTGACGCGGCTCTTCACTCTTCACGGCTCCTGTTGTAACTGTGTTACAGAACCTCCCGCAAGACCTCCCGCAAGACCTCCCGCAAGTCCCCGTCGCGGGCCCGAGTCCCGCGCTGACGAAGGGTGGTACGACATGGCACGCGTACGGTACGGAGCGCGCACCGAGGCGGAGATCGCCGCGACGCGCACCGCGAGCTCGAAGCTCCCCGACATCTGGTCGACCGGTGTGGTGGCCGTCTGGGAGAGCGACCCGGACGCGGTGGCGGCGGTCCTTCCGCCACCGCTCAAGCCCACGCACCGGCCCCTGGTGCGGGCCAACATCAGCAAGGTCGACCTGCCGGGCTATCCGCTGGGCGCGGGCTCGGTGGCGGTGGCCGCCGAGCACGGGGGAGTGGAGGGCTGGTATCCGCTCGTCATGCCGATGACCCACGAGCGGGCCCTGATCGGCGGGCGCGAGGTCTTCGGGGAGCCGAAGAAGCTCGGCGAGGTGGAGGTGGAGCGCGACGGCCTGGTCGTCGGCGCCCGGCTCGCCCGGCACGGCATCGCCTTCGTCGAGGTGCGCGGCGCGGTCAGCGGCCCGCTGCCGCTCCCGGAGCCGGCCCAGAAGACCGACTTCTACTTCAAATTCCTTCCCGGGGTTGACGGTTCGGGCTTCGACGCGGACCCGGTGCTCGTGCACTGCGTACGCAACGAGAAGGTCCGCAAGCTGGAGGGCATCACCGGCGACATTGTGCTGCGCGAGTCGATGTACGACCCGATCGCGGACCTCCCCGTGCGTGCGGTCGTCGAGATCACGATCGGCGAGAAGACCACCGACCAGAAGGGCCGCGTCGTAGAGCGGGTCAGCGCGCAGGCCCTGCTGCCCTACATCCACCAGCGCTACGACGACCCGCAGCAGATCCTCGACGGCCCGCCCGAGGGGAGCGTCTGAGATGGAGTTGCGCGAAGGGCAGGTCGCCGTCGTCACGGGCGCGGCGAGCGGCATCGGCCTCGCCATGGCGCGGCGGTTCGCGGCGGAGGGCCTGAAGGTGGTACTCGCCGACGTCGAGGAGGGCGCCCTGGAGAAGGCGGCCGCCGGGCTGCGCGAGGACGGGGCGAGCGTGCACGCGCGCGTGGTCGACGTCGGCTCGCGCGAGCAGGTCTTCGCCCTCGCCGACGCGGCGTACGAGACGTTCGGCGCCGTCCATGTGCTGTGCAACAACGCGGGTGTCGGCTCGGGCGCAGAGGGCCGCATGTGGGAGCACGAGCCGAACGACTGGAAGTGGGCCTTCGAGGTCAACGTGTGGGGCGTCTTCCACGGCATCCAGGCCTTCGTGCCCCGCATGATCGCGGGCGGCGAGCCCGGCCATGTCGTCAACACCTCATCCGGCGACGGCGGCATCGCGCCGCTGCCCACCGCATCCGTGTACGCGGTCACCAAGGCGGCCGTGGTGACGATGACCGAGTCGCTGTACGCCCATCTGAAGGCGGAGCACGCGCGCGTGGGCGCCTCCGTGCTCTTCCCGGGGCCGCACATGCTGCGCACCGGCCTGTGGGAGTCGCACCGCAACCGCCCCGACCGGTACGCCAAGTCCCGCCCCCGCAGGGCCCCTTACCGCAGCCTCGACCAGTGGGAGGCGGCGATGAAGGAGGCGGGCCAGGAGGTGGAGTTCACGCCCGTCGAGCAGGTCGCGGACTTCGTGGCGCAGGGCATCGCGGCCGGCCGCTTCTGGCTGCTTCCGGAGAGCGAGCACAGCGACCGGCAGATCAAGGCCAGGTCGCGGTCGATGCTGGACCGCGCCGACCCGGCGTATCTCGAGAACTTCATCCTGGACTGAAGGGAGTGCCACCGATGAGTGCCCAGGACCCGTACTTGATCATCAGCTCCGACTGCCACGCCGGGCTCCCCACCGAGGAGTACCGGCCCTATCTGGACAGCCGCTTCCACCGGGACTTCGACCAGTTCTTGGGGGAGCGCGACGCCCGCCGCGCGGAGGCGACCCGGCTCGGCATCCGCAACGACGCGTTCGCCGCCAAGTGGTTCCAGGACAACGAAGAGGGCCTGCGGGGCGGCTGGGACACCGCGCAGCGCCTCAAGGAGCTGGACGGCGACGGGGTGGCCGCCGAGGTCGTCTTCCCCGATGCGGACGCCGTGGACAGCCAGACGGCGGCGCCCTTCGGGGTGGGCCTCGGCCTCTCCGGCGACCAGGACCCCGAGCTCGGCATGGCGGGCGCGCAGGCGCACAACCGCTGGCTCGCCGACTTCGTGTCCGAGCATCCCGAACGGCACTGCGGCGTCGCCCTGTTGCCCATCACCGGAGAGGTCGACCGGGTCGTCGCCGAGGTGCACCGGGCCAAGGAGTCCGGGCTCGGCGCGCTGATGATCCCCTCCATGTGGGTCGACAAGGCGCCCTACCACGACCGGCGTTACGACCCCGTGTGGGCGGCGGCGGCCGAGTGCGCGATGCCCGTGGTGACCCACTCCGGGGCGGCGCCCCGCCACGAGTACGGCGACCACCTCGGGATCTACGTCTCCGAAGTGACCTGGTGGCCCGCGCGGCCGCTGTGGTTCATGCTCTGGTCCGGTGTCTTCGAGCGCCACCCGGGGCTGAAGTTCGGTGTCGCGGAGTCGGGCTGCTGGTGGCTGCCGAACCTCCTGTGGTTCATGGACCGCCTCTACCTGGGCGCGCATGGCGGCAAGAAGCTCTCCCCGTTCGCGGAGCTCAAGCGGCCGCCGCACGAGTACCTGGACCGGCAGATCTTCATCTGCGCCACCAACACCAAGCGCCGCGAGCTCGCCCAGCGCTACGAGATCGGTGTCGACAACATCCTCTGGGGCAGCGACTTCCCGCACCCCGAAGGGACCTGGCCCGACACGCGCGCGTGGCTGAAGAAAACCTTCCACGACATCCCGGTGGGGGAGACCCGCCGGATGCTGGGCCTCGCGGCGGCGGAGGTCTTCGGCTTCGACACCGAGAAGCTGGCGCCGCTGGCCGCCCGCATCGGCCCGACGCCCGCCGAGCTCGGCCAGGACACCGAGGGCGCGGCTCAGCAGGCGGTGGAGGCGTCCTGGGCGCGCTCGCGCGACGTGGGCCGCCACTGGCTGACGGAGAACGACTTCCCGGTACTGGGGGCGGACACATGAGCCGGCAGCGCATGACCGAAGGGCGCATGACCGGAGCGCGCATGACCGGAGGCACGACCGGAGAGCGCTACACCGTCATCTCGGCCGACTGCCACGCGGGCGCCGATCTCCTCGACTACAAGCCCTACTTGGAGTCGCGCCACCACGACGCGTTCGACGCGTGGGCGGCCACCTACGTCAATCCGTACGAGGACCTCCTCGCCGACACCGCCGACCGCAACTGGAATTCGGAGCGCCGCGTCGCCGAGCTGGAGCAGGACGGCATCGTCGCCGAGGTCGTCTTCCCGAACACCATCCCGCCGTTCTTCCCGAGCGCGTCGCTGATGGCCCCGGCGCCCACGCGCGAGGAGTTCGAGCAGCGCTGGGCGGGCCTGCGGGCCCACAACCGCTGGCTCGCCGACTTCTGCGCGGCGGCTCCGGGCCGCAGGGCGGGCGTCTTCCAGATCCTCCTCAACGACGTCGACGAGGCCGTCAGGGAGATCAACTGGGCGGCCGACGCCGGGCTCAAGGGCGGCCTCCTGCTGCCCGGCACACCGCCGGGGTCGGGACTCGCCGAGCTCTACTCCGCGACGTACGACCCGATCTGGGCGGCCTGCGCCGAGCGCGGCGTGCCGGTCAACCACCACGCGGGCTCGGCATCGCCGCCGCTGGGCGAGGAACCGGCCGCGCGCGCCGTCTTCATGGTGGAGACGACGTGGTTCTCGCACCGGGCGCTGTGGCACCTCGTCTTCGGCGGCGCGTTCCGCCGCCACCCCGAGCTCAGGCTCGTCCTCACCGAGCAGGGTTCGGGCTGGATCCCCGGCGTGCTCGACATGCTGGACTACTACCACGGGCGCCTGGTCGCGGCGGCTTCGAAGGCGGACACGGCCGAGACGGCGGAGTCGAAGTTCGGTGCGGGCCTAGCCGCTTCGATGGGCAAGGGCCCGTCCGAGGTGTGGCGCGAGAACTGCTTCGTGGGCGCGAGCTTCATGCGCCCGCACGAGGCGCAGATGCGGGACCGGATCGGCCTCGACAAGATCATGTGGGGCAGCGACTACCCGCACGACGAAGGCACGCACCCCTTCTCGCGCGAAGGCCTGCGCATCGCGTACGCGGGTCTCCCCAAGGAGGAGATCGCCGCCATGGTCGGCGGCAATGCGGCCCGCGTCTACGGCTTCGACCTGGAGCTTCTGGACGCGATCGCGGCGAAGGTCGGACCGACCGTCCAGGAACTGGACGAACCCCTCAAGGAGACCCCCGCCGGCGCGACGAGCCCGGTGTTCGCCCCCGGAGGGTCGGTACGCGTCTGGTGACGGCGTGCCCCTGCCGACCCGCTCACCCGGGGTGAGACCCTCCCCGGGTGAGCGATCAGGCACCGGAACACGACGAGGCGCACGGCGGCGCGCTCGCCTCCCGGCTCAACTGGCTGCGGGCCGCCGTGCTCGGGGCCAACGACGGCATCGTCTCCACGGCCGGCCTGGTCGTCGGCGTCGCGGGCGCCACCGGCGACCGCGCCACCCTGCTCACGGCGGGCCTGGCCGGACTGCTCGCCGGGTCGATGTCGATGGCCGCGGGCGAGTACGTCTCCGTGTCCACCCAGCGCGACTCCGAGAAGGCCGCTCTAGCCATGGAGAAGCGCGAACTGCGGGAGCAGCCCGAGGCCGAACTGGTCGAGCTGACCGGCCTCCTGGAAGAGCGCGGGCTCAGCCGCGAGGTGGCCCGCGAGGCGGCGCAGCAGCTCACCGAGCGGGACGCGCTGCGGGCCCACGCGCGCGTGGAGCTCGGTATCGACCCCGACGCGCTCACCAACCCGTGGCACGCGGCCTGGGCCAGCTTCGTCGCGTTCACGGTGGGCGCGCTCCTGCCGCTCCTCGCGATCATCCTGCCGCCGGCCGACCTGCGCCTCGCCGTCACCGTCGTCTCGGTCCTCGGCGCGCTCGCCCTCACGGGCTGGAGCAGCGCGCGCCTGGGCTCAGCGGCCGTGCGTCCCGCCGTGCTGCGGAACGTGGCGGGTGGAGCGCTGGCCATGGCGGTCACCCACGGAGCGGGCGCGCTGCTCGGGGCGGTCGGTGTCTGAGCGTCCGCTTTTGGCGAGGCCCGCCAACATCCGTCGGTTTACCACTGGTAATACTTGTCGGTAACTACGTCTAGCGGCGGCCCGTCAGGGGCCTTTACGGTGCACGCATGCCGCCGAACCTGCCCGATGTCGTGCTGTGGTCCATACCCGCCTTCGTGCTGCTCACCGTCGTGGAGATCGTGAGCCACCGGATCCATCCCGACGAGGACGCCGCTGGGTACGAGACGAAGGACGCCGCCACCTCCATCACGATGGGGCTCGGCAGCCTCGCCTTCGACTTCCTGTGGAAGATCCCCATCGTCGCCATCTACACGGCGATCTACGCGCTGACGCCGCTGCACATCCCCGTGCTGTGGTGGACGATCCCGCTGATGCTGCTCGCGCAGGACTTCTTCTACTACTGGTCGCACCGCGGACACCACGTCATCCGCATCCTGTGGGCCTGCCACGTGGTGCACCACTCCAGCCGCAAGTTCAACCTCACCACGGCGCTGCGCCAGCCCTGGACGAGCCTGACGGTCTGGCCCTTCTACGTGCCCCTGATCGCACTCGGCGTGCACCCGGCGGCGCTCGCCTTCTGTTCCTCGGCGAACCTCGTCTACCAGTTCTGGATCCACACCGAACGCATCGACAAGCTGCCCCGGCCCTTCGAGTACGTCTTCAACACCCCCTCGCACCACCGCGTCCACCACGCGTCACAGGGCGGCTACCTGGACCGCAACTTCGGCGGCATCCTCATCATCTGGGACCGCATGTTCCGCTCCTGGGTGGCGGAGACGGACCGCCCGGTCTACGGCCTGACAAAGAACATCACCACGCACAACCCGCTCCGGGTGGCCACACACGAGTACGCGGCGATAGCGAAGGACCTGAAGACGGCAACGACATGGCGCGAACGGGGCGGCAGGCTGTTCAGGGGGCCGGGCTGGCAGCCGGAGCCGCAGCCGGCACAGAGCAAGACACCGGAGCCGGTATCGGAGAGCGCCGCATGAGTCGTGCTCCTGTTGTGGGCAGGCGTTCCGCAGGGCGGAACGGGTGGGCACAACCCCAACTGCCGGGCACCGATGAACCCGCGTCCACCAAGGCCAAGCTGCTCCTGGCCGCATTCGGCCTGGCGGCCGCAGGCGACCTGGCAGGACTGCTGGCGGACTCGGACACGGCCCACACCCTCTTCAAGCCCCTCCTGATGCCGCTCCTGGCGGCGTACGTAGCCACGGTGAAGGGCCCCCGCCTACTGATCGGCGCCCTCCTCTTCGGCTGGGGCGGAGACACCCTGCTCCTGGCGGACGCGGACCCCGCGTTCCTCGCGGGCATGGGCTCCTTCGCGGCCGGCCACGTCTGCTACCTGGTTCTCTTCAAGAGGTACGGCAAGGGGTACGGCACGGCACGCGCACGCGGAGCCGGCCTCGTCGCGGCGTACGCGGCAGCCCTCATCACGACCGTCGCGCTGCTCTGGCCCGACCTCCCCGCGGACATGCGCGGCCCGGTGGCCGGCTACAGCCTCCTGCTCACCGCGATGGCCTTCGGGGCGACCACACTGGGCCTCACCGCGGCGGCCGGCGGCGCCCTCTTCCTCCTCTCGGACACCCTCATCGCGACCGGCGTCGCCGAGTGGCCGCAGGCGCCAAGGCCCGACTTCTGGATCATGCTCACCTATATCGCCGCGCAGTTCCTGCTGGTCAGAGGCGTGTTGACGACGCTGAACGCGCGGACAGCGACGAACCCGACGTACGGTGAAGGGCGGACAAGCACGCCCTGAGGGGGGTTCCGGCAAGGAGCCGAGGAGCACCCCCATGCGCGCCACCACCATCCACGCCCCGTACGACCTGCGCGTGGAGGACGTACCAGAACCGGTCGCCCAACTGCCCACCGACGCCGTCGTACGCGTCCTGCGCGCCTGCATCTGCGGCAGCGACCTGTGGGCGTACCGGGGCGAGTCGGCCCGGCAGCCGGGGCAGGGGGTCCCCCCAGGCCCTTAAGGCACTGGGGGAGGATCGGCCATGAGTTCCTCGGTCTCGTCGAGGAGACCGGCTCCGAAGTGACCGATTTCCGGCGGGGCGACCTGGTCGTCGCGCCGTTCATGTGGTCGGACGGCGTCTGCGAGTACTGCACGGAGGGCCTGACCACGTCCTGCGTGCACGGCGGCTTCTGGGGCTCGGTCGGCTACGACGGAGGCCAGGGCGAGGCGGTGCGCGTGCCGTTCGCGGACGGGACGCTGGTCCGGCTGCCCGCGGACGCCGCGTCCGACGACCATCTGCTGTCCGCCCTGCTCAAGCTCTCGGACGTGATGGGCACCGGCCATCACGCGGCCCTCGGCGCGGGCGTACGGCCCGGGACGTCGTGGTCGTCGGCGACGGGGCGGTCGGCCTGTGCGCGGTGCTCGCCGCCGTGCGGCTCGGCGCGGAACGCGTCATCGCCCTGGGCCGCCACCAGGTGCGTACGGACATCGCGCGCGGCTTCGGCGCGACCGACGTCGTCGCCGAGCGCGGCGACGCGGCGGTGGAGGCCGTCCGTGAACTCACCGGCGGCCAGGGCGCGCACTGTGTGGTCGAGGCGGTCGGCACCGAGCAGTCGATGCGCACCGCCGTGAACGTCACGCGCGACGGCGGGGCCATCGGCTTCGTGGGAGTGCCACACGGCAGGGGGTCCCCCAGGCTTTAGGCACTGGGGGAAGCACGGGCCTCGACCTGAGCGTCATGTTCGACCGGAACATCGCCCTGCGCGGCGGCGTCGCGCCCGTGCGGACGTACATCCCCGACCTGCTGCCCGACGTCCTGGACGGCTCCCTCGACCCGTCGCCGGTCTTCGACCTGACGGTGGACATGGAGGGCGTACCCGGCGGCTACAAGGCGATGGACGAGCGGACCGCGCTCAAGGTGATGGTGACCAACTGAGCCGGCCCCCGGTACCCCCCGGCCTGCTCACCAGCGAATCGGCAGCGGCAGCGCGGTGAGCAGCGCCGACACCACCACGACGAGGCCGAGCGCGATGACCTCCCCGCGCGCGGGTGCGTACGCGGAGACGGGATCGGAGGCCTTGCGCAGCCGGGCGCGCGCGAGCAGCGCCATGACGGCGACGGCCACCACCAGGAGCAGCTTGGCGAGCAGCGTGCGTCCGTAGGCCGTGTCCGTCAGCTGGTCGAGCACGGTGCCCGGCGGCATCCGGCGCAGCGTGCTGAACGCCCCCGTCACGGTGATCGCGGCGAGCAGGAAGGCCGCCACGCGCGCGTAGAGGCCAAGAAGCGCTCCGCCTTCCCGGGGAGCGGACGTCCGCCACAGCCGCATCGTGCGCAGCACGTGCAGCAGACCGCCCGCCCACAGCACACTGCAGGTCAGATGGACCAGCGTCAGTCCGGAACCGATCAGCGGGGTGTCCTCCGCCGGCGGGTGCGCGCGCAGCGCCTCCGCGACGATCACCGCGGCCAGCGGCAGGGCGGCGGTCGACGGGCGGCGCGACTTCGAACACAGCAGGGACACGATGAAGGCGTTGACCTCCAGGAGTGCCAGCCTGCCGTCCCGCGTCTGATAGAGACCGCCGATATCCACGTCGGAGAGCTGATGCGGCACCAGATTGCCGGTGGCCACCACGGAGGCGAGCCCCAGCGTCGCGACGATGCCCGCGCCCGCCGCGTACGCCGCCCAGCTTCGAGGCTCACGCTCCAGCGGCGCCCCCGGCACCCGGCGGGCGAGGCGGATCGCGTACACCTCGCCCAACTGCACGCAGAGCGCGGCGAACATGACCGTCCGCAGGAACGTGATCCCCACCGTGCCCGGCGCCTCGGCCTCCCCGGTGCCGTCCAGCGCGGCCGACGGGCCGAGCAGCGGGATCAGGGCGGCGACGGCCACCAGGACGAGCACGGCGACGGCACGCGCGGGCGAGGGGCGGCCGCGCGGCGCACGGTGGGACGCACGGGGCACGGAGGCGGCCGCTTCGGCTGCTGCCTCGCCCCCGGGTTCGGCGGACGGTTGTATCGGACTCACCACAAGATCTTCACCAGGTGCCCCCTTAACGGGCAAGTCCTGGCAAACAACTGGCGAAATCCCATTCCGCCCGACGGGGTCCGTTCACCGCCACTCGGGCGTATCGGTGCCCCAACGGCCGGGCGGCCGCGACCAGTTGTCCGGTCCGCCCGCGAGGGACACCGGAGGCAGCGCGTACCGCAGCCGCCCCAGGGGACTGTCCGTCTCGGCCAGCCAGGGGGCGGGATCGTCCGTGGCACCGGTGCCGCCCTCGCCTCCGGAGGCGCCCCCGGGAGCGCCTCCGGCAGTGCCCCCGAGGGACGCTCCCGTCAGCCAGTGCGCCGTCTGCGCGAGCGTCAGGCTCACACCCCATGTGCCCCCGTCCGCCATCGCCTCGGTGAGCGAACGCAGGACGGCGGCGGCCGTCAGATGGCCCGTGCCGTGGTCCAGGGCCTGCGCGGGCAGTGCGCCCGGCCGTTCGGGTGACCCCTCGGCGGACGCGATCCCCGACGCGACCTGCACCAGACTGTCGAAGCCGCGCCGCCTGGCCCACGGCCCGTGGTCCCCCCACGCCGAAAGCCGCGCCACCACGATCCCGGGCCTGCGCTCGGCCAGCGCCAGAGGGGCGAGCCCGAACCGGTCGAGGGCGCCGGGGCGGTACCCGGTGACGACCACGTCGGCCCCCGCGAGCAGCTCGTCGAACGTCCGCAGGTCCGCGCGCCGCGCCAGGTCCAGCGTCGCGGACCGCTTCCCGAACCCGGTGTCCGCGTGCTGGTCCGGGAGTTCGGGCAGCCGGGGCGAGTCGATCCGCAGCACGTCCGCGCCGAGCAGCGCAAGGGTGCGGGTCGCGACGGGGCCCGCGATGACCCGGGTGAGGTCGAGCACGCGGAGCCCGGAAGCCGGCAACAAGGGGTCGCCGGTGAGCGCCGGAAGGGACCGCGCGGGCCCCTCGCCGATCCGCTCGCGGCTCAGCAGCGGCCGCTCGGCCACCGCGGCGCCCTGCGGGTGCTTCGCCCACTCCTCGGGCGTACGCAGCGCCACGGCGAGCCCTCCGGCGGCGTACACGGCGTCCTCCACGTCCACGGCGGGCCGCTCGGCGAGCCGGGCGGCCACGGCATCCACGGAGTCGGCGGATTCGGCAGAGAGCCCCAGCGCGGCCAGCAGCGCCGCCCGGTGGTGCGGATAGTTGGCGTGCGTCCGCACCCAGCCGCCGTCCCCGGTGCGCCAGAAGCCGGACAGGGGAGCGAAGTTGACGGGCTCGCGGCCGTCCACGAGCAGCTGCCGCTCGCTGGTGAACGCGGCGGCCACCGCCCCGTCGTCGACCCGGACCCGGGGCACGGCCCGCCCGGTGCGCGCCGCCGCCAGTTCCGCCGCGGCGAGCGCGCAGCCGCCCACACAGGCGCGGGCCAGCTCACGGACGGGCAGCCGCGCGGGCAACACCCCCGCGCGTACGACGGGTTCGACACAGGAGAGGAGCGCGGGATCGCCGCCGAGCGCCGCCCAGGCCGCGCGCGTACCGGTCATCGGTGTGTGCGTCATGCATGCACTATGCCCGGCGGTGTCTACGGTGTGCCCGTGGCCGTCCCTGGACCAGACGCCGCCGACCACCACAGCCTGATCGACTTCTCCGGCTCCGACGGCCGCAGTTCCCACCCCCGCGCGGCGGCCGCTTTGACTACGTAGTCGCCGCCCACGAGTCCTTGTACTCATACATGGAAGGAGATCCTCTCGCGAAGGGCCGGGCGGTCAGCGACCGCCCGGCCCGACTCGCCTCGCGGGAGGGTTACTTCCGCACCGCGTCCAGGGCGTCGATCATGCCCACTCCGTAGAAGCCGTTCGCGTTCTTGCCGCCGGCGCAGACCGCGTCGACCTTGCCGTCACCGTCGATGTCGTACGGATCGGTGCACTTCATGGCGTCGGCCTCGCCGTAGAGCAGCGCCTTCACCTTCGCCGAAGAGGCGTGTGGATGGGCCGACTTGATGAGCGCGGCGACGCCCGCGGCGTGCGGTGACGCCATCGACGTACCCGCCTTGTAGCCGAACTTGCCGCCCGGCAGCGTCGACAGGATGCGGCCGTCGGTGGCCGGCGCGTCCGGCGTCTGGAACTTCGTCGAGTCGCCGCCGGGCGCGGCGATGTCGATGACGCCCTTGCCGTAGTTCGAGAACGAGGACTTGATGCCCTTCGCGCCCGTGGACGAGACGGTCACGACACCCGGAAGCTGCGACGGCAGGTCGAGGCAGTCCGCGGTCTTGATCGTCCGCTCCGTAGGAGTCGTGTCGTCCGGGCTCGAGTCGTCGACGATCTCGTCCTGCGCGAGGTCCGTCTTGGCGTTTCCGGCCGCCGCGACATTCACCGCGCCCTTGCGCTCCGCGTACCGGGTGGCCCGCCCGACGGCGTCGACCAGGGCCTTCTGGTCGTCGTCCGTCTTGCAGTTGAACAGCCACGGGTCGGTGTAGTAGCTGGAGTTGGTGACGTCGACTCCGTGATCGGCGGCCCACATGAAGCCGCAGACCACGGCCTCCGTGTAGTACATGCCGGTCGCCGGCTCGGCCACCTTCAGGCTCG encodes:
- a CDS encoding CoA transferase, producing MTHTPMTGTRAAWAALGGDPALLSCVEPVVRAGVLPARLPVRELARACVGGCALAAAELAAARTGRAVPRVRVDDGAVAAAFTSERQLLVDGREPVNFAPLSGFWRTGDGGWVRTHANYPHHRAALLAALGLSAESADSVDAVAARLAERPAVDVEDAVYAAGGLAVALRTPEEWAKHPQGAAVAERPLLSRERIGEGPARSLPALTGDPLLPASGLRVLDLTRVIAGPVATRTLALLGADVLRIDSPRLPELPDQHADTGFGKRSATLDLARRADLRTFDELLAGADVVVTGYRPGALDRFGLAPLALAERRPGIVVARLSAWGDHGPWARRRGFDSLVQVASGIASAEGSPERPGALPAQALDHGTGHLTAAAVLRSLTEAMADGGTWGVSLTLAQTAHWLTGASLGGTAGGAPGGASGGEGGTGATDDPAPWLAETDSPLGRLRYALPPVSLAGGPDNWSRPPGRWGTDTPEWR